The following coding sequences lie in one Candidatus Poribacteria bacterium genomic window:
- the nuoD gene encoding NADH dehydrogenase (quinone) subunit D, with translation MQGGLERATGEKMVLNFGPQHPATHGTLRIVLELDGESVLKATPHAGYLHTGFEKLGEHLDYNQYIVVTDRMNYLSPLSNNFGYVLAVEQLLDIEVTKRCQYIRILMAELSRLADHLLWLGTAALDLGAFSVFLYSFREREKLYSIFEKTTGARLTTSYTRVGGVLRDLYDGCEADIRQFVSNFPKALKETHTLLTRNRIWMDRTKGVGAISADDAISYGLTGPCLRATGIAHDIRKAEPYSSYDEVTFDVPVGTNGDAYDRYLVRMEEMIQSCGIVTQVLDNIPDGPVNLEDNKVTMPNKSDAYGHIEGLIHHFKIVMDGHGVQPPMGEHYCATESPNGELGFYIVSDGSGTAYRIRIRPPSFLHFQALPHMLEGGMVSDTVAVLGSLNVIAGELDR, from the coding sequence ATGCAAGGTGGACTGGAACGCGCCACAGGCGAGAAGATGGTTCTTAACTTTGGTCCACAACATCCGGCAACGCACGGCACCCTCCGTATCGTGTTGGAACTTGATGGTGAGTCCGTTTTGAAAGCGACACCACATGCTGGCTACCTGCATACTGGGTTCGAGAAACTCGGTGAACACTTGGATTACAACCAGTATATTGTCGTGACAGACCGGATGAATTATCTGTCACCGTTGTCGAATAATTTCGGATATGTCCTTGCTGTCGAGCAGCTCCTCGACATTGAAGTCACGAAACGGTGTCAATACATCCGGATTTTGATGGCGGAACTCTCACGACTCGCGGATCACCTCTTATGGTTGGGAACCGCCGCACTCGATTTAGGGGCGTTTTCCGTTTTTCTCTATAGCTTCCGTGAACGTGAGAAGTTGTATAGCATCTTTGAAAAGACTACCGGCGCACGGTTGACGACAAGTTACACACGCGTCGGGGGTGTTCTCCGTGACCTCTACGATGGATGTGAGGCTGATATACGGCAATTCGTCAGCAACTTCCCGAAGGCATTGAAGGAGACCCATACGCTGCTCACACGGAATCGGATCTGGATGGATCGAACGAAAGGTGTTGGTGCTATTTCCGCTGATGATGCCATTAGTTATGGGTTAACAGGACCCTGTCTCCGAGCCACCGGTATAGCACACGACATTCGCAAGGCTGAACCCTATTCCAGTTACGATGAAGTGACATTTGATGTACCCGTCGGAACCAACGGGGATGCCTACGACCGATACCTCGTCCGGATGGAGGAGATGATTCAGAGTTGTGGTATCGTTACCCAAGTCTTGGATAATATCCCTGATGGACCCGTCAACCTTGAAGATAACAAGGTTACAATGCCGAACAAGTCCGATGCTTATGGGCATATCGAGGGATTAATCCATCACTTTAAGATTGTTATGGACGGGCATGGCGTGCAGCCGCCAATGGGTGAGCACTATTGTGCAACCGAATCGCCGAACGGCGAACTTGGTTTCTATATCGTCAGCGATGGCAGCGGTACCGCTTATCGTATCCGCATCCGTCCGCCGAGTTTCTTACACTTCCAAGCATTGCCGCATATGTTAGAAGGCGGAATGGTCTCTGACACCGTAGCTGTGTTGGGGAGTCTGAATGTCATCGCGGGAGAATTAGATCGGTAA
- the nuoH gene encoding NADH-quinone oxidoreductase subunit NuoH, with translation MENMPLLVLILSSVVKILIIVHMLLIGVMLMIWSERRVSGWMQDRLGPNRVGPQGLLQPVADGLKFLFKEDLIPDHVDKPLYVLAPAMLLVPALITVAVVPFGSAITLFGYEIPLQIADINIGILYILAITSLGVYGVVLGAWASNNKYSLLGGLRSSAQMISYELTLGLGIIGILMLTSSLSLRAIAIEQGAYPWQWNFLIHFPAFLAFTTAMYAETNRLPFDLAEAEQELVAGYHTEYSSMKFAMFFMAEYMNMIVGSAVTVTLFLGGWHFFGLENVGGPVWSGLISFGIFFVKTAIFLFVFIWVRWTLPRFRYDQLMNFGWKFLLPVALTSIVVTGTLWIMTGSRLVVGIGNVVAAFIVVSIVAGLLVMNKTPEPAIRNNDQHVTPSALDAIE, from the coding sequence ATGGAGAATATGCCGCTTCTCGTTTTAATCCTCAGTTCTGTTGTTAAAATTCTCATCATTGTCCACATGTTGCTTATAGGTGTGATGTTAATGATCTGGTCGGAACGCCGGGTGAGCGGATGGATGCAGGATCGATTGGGACCGAATCGTGTGGGGCCGCAAGGGCTGCTCCAACCTGTCGCAGATGGGCTTAAGTTCCTGTTTAAGGAAGATCTCATCCCGGATCATGTGGATAAGCCGCTTTACGTACTCGCACCCGCGATGCTATTAGTTCCAGCACTTATTACGGTTGCTGTCGTACCATTTGGGAGTGCTATCACACTGTTTGGCTACGAGATACCGCTCCAGATTGCGGACATCAATATAGGGATTCTATATATCTTAGCGATTACGTCTCTCGGTGTTTACGGCGTTGTACTCGGGGCCTGGGCATCGAATAACAAGTATTCGCTTTTAGGCGGTTTACGTTCATCGGCGCAGATGATTAGTTACGAACTAACACTCGGACTCGGAATCATCGGCATCCTGATGCTGACAAGTTCGCTCAGTCTTCGGGCGATCGCCATAGAACAAGGCGCATATCCGTGGCAATGGAACTTCCTCATTCACTTCCCCGCGTTTCTCGCGTTTACAACTGCGATGTATGCGGAAACGAATCGCTTACCTTTTGACCTCGCAGAAGCCGAGCAGGAACTCGTCGCAGGGTATCACACCGAATACAGCAGCATGAAATTCGCGATGTTTTTTATGGCGGAATACATGAACATGATTGTCGGCTCCGCTGTGACGGTGACCCTCTTCTTGGGAGGGTGGCATTTCTTCGGCTTAGAAAATGTCGGCGGTCCCGTATGGAGCGGGCTTATCTCGTTTGGTATCTTCTTCGTCAAAACAGCCATTTTCCTTTTCGTGTTTATCTGGGTACGCTGGACACTCCCACGATTCCGATACGATCAGCTCATGAACTTCGGTTGGAAATTTCTGTTACCCGTCGCATTGACTTCCATCGTCGTAACCGGTACCCTATGGATAATGACAGGCTCTCGTTTGGTTGTCGGGATTGGCAATGTCGTTGCGGCGTTTATTGTTGTATCGATTGTGGCAGGGCTGCTGGTTATGAACAAAACACCTGAACCAGCAATACGGAATAACGACCAGCACGTTACACCCAGCGCATTAGACGCTATAGAGTAG
- a CDS encoding NADH-quinone oxidoreductase subunit J produces MNPEQILFILFGAVALIGAIAVISFRHPIYSALSLIITFFAQAGLFVLLGAHFVAAAQVIVYAGAIMVLFLFVIMLLNLGTLSVKGAMSGKLKAFAIILGILFAAEGIYIAVNALNDTAVASAEPATESVTTTTYQIGELLFSKYLLPFEVTSLILLAALIGVIVLVKRGNQEEN; encoded by the coding sequence ATGAATCCAGAACAGATTCTATTTATTCTCTTTGGGGCTGTCGCGCTGATTGGTGCGATTGCCGTTATCTCGTTTCGACATCCGATTTATAGCGCGCTCTCGCTTATCATAACGTTTTTCGCACAGGCAGGACTGTTTGTGTTATTAGGCGCGCACTTCGTTGCAGCTGCACAGGTAATTGTCTATGCAGGTGCCATTATGGTGCTTTTCCTGTTCGTGATTATGCTCCTGAACCTTGGAACGCTTTCAGTGAAAGGCGCAATGTCAGGCAAACTGAAAGCGTTCGCAATCATCTTAGGCATCCTCTTTGCTGCCGAAGGCATCTATATCGCAGTAAATGCTCTGAACGATACAGCGGTGGCATCCGCAGAACCCGCTACGGAATCGGTGACGACAACCACTTATCAAATTGGCGAGCTCTTGTTCAGCAAGTACCTCTTACCTTTTGAGGTTACCTCACTTATTTTGCTGGCGGCATTGATTGGTGTTATTGTCTTGGTAAAACGTGGAAACCAAGAAGAAAACTAA
- the nuoF gene encoding NADH-quinone oxidoreductase subunit NuoF, producing MVEERRILYEHLDVPDINTFDVFRQYDGYTRFEKAIAEYQPEDIAKMVMDSGLKGRGGAGFSTGLKWSFVPRDIKPCYLCCNADESEPGTFSNRYVLEKNPHLLIEGILICCYAMGIETTYVYIRGEFTLGKKMLDAAIKEAYEKGYLGKDIRGTGLNVDIYSHPGAGAYICGEETGLIESLEGKRGQPRNKPPFPAVEGVFMKPTVVQNVETLCNLPFIVGNGVEWYTQMGPTYADTRSDPPTPDPNTGTKLYCISGDVNEPGVYELDLGLTCTELIEVAGGLRGEEVKAVIPGGSSAPILTHYELDTRLDFTSLTLAKSMLGSGGIIVMNETRNIVDCLLNIMKFYAHESCGQCTPCRWGTPWVRDIVQRIADGNGRKDTITRPKFGVAEGGRWGDTGETEEIYEDLDLLESVANNIANVDTMTWNTICVFGIAVSWPAVSYMRKFRPEFEAAIREGKLVTLPVAEATVPPEENYAYQQRFVPKEFADL from the coding sequence ATGGTCGAAGAAAGAAGGATTCTCTACGAGCATTTGGATGTGCCTGATATTAACACGTTTGATGTCTTTCGACAATATGACGGCTACACCCGTTTTGAAAAGGCAATCGCAGAATATCAACCAGAAGATATTGCTAAAATGGTGATGGATTCCGGGTTGAAGGGCAGAGGCGGTGCCGGGTTCTCAACGGGTTTGAAGTGGAGTTTTGTCCCAAGAGATATAAAGCCGTGTTACCTCTGTTGCAACGCTGACGAAAGTGAACCAGGAACGTTTAGTAACCGTTATGTCTTGGAGAAGAATCCACATCTATTGATTGAAGGTATCCTGATCTGTTGTTATGCGATGGGCATTGAGACGACTTATGTCTATATTCGGGGTGAATTTACACTCGGAAAGAAAATGTTGGATGCCGCCATCAAAGAGGCTTATGAGAAGGGATACCTCGGCAAAGACATTCGCGGCACAGGGCTCAATGTTGACATCTATTCGCATCCGGGTGCCGGTGCCTATATCTGTGGCGAAGAGACAGGTTTGATTGAGTCGCTTGAAGGCAAACGCGGGCAACCCCGCAACAAACCGCCGTTCCCTGCTGTGGAAGGTGTGTTCATGAAACCCACCGTCGTACAGAATGTGGAGACGTTGTGTAACCTACCGTTTATTGTCGGAAACGGCGTTGAATGGTACACCCAAATGGGACCGACGTATGCCGATACACGGTCTGATCCGCCGACACCGGATCCCAACACAGGCACGAAACTCTATTGCATCAGCGGCGATGTCAACGAGCCGGGGGTTTATGAACTTGATCTTGGCTTGACATGCACCGAGCTCATTGAAGTCGCAGGCGGTTTACGCGGCGAAGAGGTTAAAGCGGTAATCCCTGGCGGTAGTTCCGCACCGATCTTAACGCACTATGAATTGGACACGCGGCTTGATTTTACCTCTCTTACACTCGCAAAGTCAATGCTCGGGTCCGGTGGTATTATCGTTATGAATGAGACCCGGAATATCGTTGACTGCTTGCTCAATATCATGAAATTCTACGCGCATGAGTCGTGCGGGCAGTGCACGCCGTGCAGATGGGGCACACCGTGGGTGCGTGATATTGTTCAACGTATTGCCGACGGAAACGGACGAAAAGACACTATCACACGACCCAAATTCGGTGTCGCTGAAGGGGGCAGATGGGGCGATACCGGCGAAACAGAAGAAATCTATGAAGACTTGGATCTACTCGAAAGCGTCGCTAACAACATCGCGAATGTGGATACGATGACATGGAATACGATCTGCGTCTTTGGTATTGCTGTCTCATGGCCCGCTGTGAGTTATATGCGCAAGTTCAGACCCGAATTTGAAGCCGCTATTCGAGAAGGAAAGCTCGTCACGCTGCCTGTCGCTGAAGCGACAGTTCCACCGGAAGAAAATTACGCCTATCAACAGCGGTTTGTTCCAAAGGAGTTTGCTGACCTGTAG
- a CDS encoding type II toxin-antitoxin system HicB family antitoxin → MKLKVVIHKAEEGGYWAEVPSLAGCATQGDTFEELLENIYEAIEGYLSVDVNTSASRLG, encoded by the coding sequence ATGAAACTAAAAGTTGTTATCCACAAAGCTGAGGAAGGCGGATATTGGGCGGAAGTGCCATCACTCGCTGGTTGTGCCACACAAGGCGACACTTTTGAAGAATTACTTGAAAACATTTATGAAGCAATTGAAGGATATTTATCCGTAGATGTTAACACTTCAGCAAGTAGGTTGGGTTGA
- the nuoL gene encoding NADH-quinone oxidoreductase subunit L: MSKELIVVLLVAPLVGFLINGLFGKWLKGNEKLSGSIGALAVLVSLVCSIIAFTSLNGGAAPLDETLYEWIAGEGFAFNIGFRVDALTAVMLLVITGVGFLIHVYSIGYMHGDEGYTRYFAYLNLFVFAMLILVLGNNYLMMFVGWEGVGLCSYLLIGFWYDKQSATDAGKKAFIVNRIGDFGFLLGMFTLFAAFGTLDFGTIFDAAEADNFQKVFGASTLVVATLLLFVGAIGKSAQIPLYVWLPDAMEGPTPVSALIHAATMVTAGVYMIARSAVLYNIAHTGEIVAWIGVLTALFAATIALTQNDIKRILAYSTVSQLGYMFLGVGVGAYASGIFHLVTHAFFKGLMFLTAGSVMHAMANELDMRKMGGLKSKMPITHWTFLVGALAIAGFPFLSGFWSKDEILHSAWGSSPLIYGIGLVTAFLTAFYMFRLIFVTFYGESRVEPEVASHLHESPSVMWVPLAILAIPSALIGLLLGWGGHESWFHHFTKSVEGFASEAHGEASGNVVLFMVISSVVGLAGIAFAWTRYSKRVPSDEPTGALHKLLANKYYIDEVYNALIVQPVKNGSHFLLWKLVDNGIIDGIVNGVAAIIRFLGGLLRRLQTGLVQVYIVSMVLGIVIFLAYYLFFA; this comes from the coding sequence ATGTCGAAAGAATTAATTGTTGTCCTGTTAGTTGCCCCCCTTGTTGGGTTTCTGATTAACGGGTTATTCGGAAAATGGCTAAAAGGTAACGAGAAACTCAGCGGATCGATAGGCGCGCTTGCGGTGCTGGTCTCCTTAGTCTGTTCAATTATCGCCTTTACCAGTTTGAACGGCGGTGCTGCCCCGCTTGATGAAACATTATATGAATGGATTGCAGGCGAAGGGTTCGCTTTCAATATCGGATTCCGCGTGGATGCCCTAACAGCAGTAATGTTGTTGGTTATTACAGGTGTCGGTTTCCTCATCCACGTCTATTCGATCGGCTACATGCACGGCGATGAAGGCTATACACGCTATTTTGCCTACCTGAACCTGTTTGTTTTCGCAATGCTCATCCTCGTCCTCGGTAACAACTACCTGATGATGTTTGTCGGGTGGGAAGGCGTTGGGCTCTGCTCTTATCTGTTGATCGGGTTCTGGTATGACAAACAGTCGGCGACGGATGCTGGGAAAAAGGCATTCATCGTGAACCGAATTGGCGATTTCGGTTTCCTGCTTGGAATGTTCACCTTATTTGCGGCGTTCGGAACCCTTGATTTTGGGACTATATTTGATGCCGCCGAGGCAGATAATTTTCAGAAGGTTTTTGGTGCCAGCACCCTCGTGGTGGCGACATTGCTACTCTTTGTTGGGGCAATAGGTAAATCGGCACAAATCCCGCTCTATGTATGGCTCCCCGATGCGATGGAGGGTCCCACACCTGTCAGTGCCTTGATTCACGCTGCGACGATGGTAACAGCTGGTGTGTATATGATAGCGCGTTCCGCTGTCCTTTATAACATTGCCCATACGGGGGAAATCGTCGCATGGATCGGCGTTTTAACGGCACTCTTTGCCGCTACAATTGCACTCACACAGAACGACATCAAACGCATCCTTGCGTATTCTACTGTCAGCCAACTCGGATACATGTTCCTCGGTGTTGGTGTCGGGGCTTATGCTTCTGGAATCTTCCATTTGGTAACCCACGCCTTCTTTAAGGGACTGATGTTCCTAACCGCCGGTAGTGTGATGCATGCTATGGCGAATGAGTTGGATATGCGGAAGATGGGCGGATTAAAATCGAAGATGCCGATTACGCACTGGACCTTTTTAGTGGGTGCCCTTGCCATTGCCGGGTTTCCGTTTCTGAGTGGTTTCTGGAGCAAAGACGAAATCCTACACAGCGCGTGGGGAAGTTCCCCGTTAATTTACGGGATCGGGTTAGTCACAGCATTCCTGACAGCCTTTTATATGTTCCGTCTCATCTTCGTGACGTTTTATGGCGAATCTCGCGTTGAACCCGAAGTTGCTTCACATCTGCACGAATCACCATCTGTTATGTGGGTGCCGTTAGCGATTCTGGCGATCCCCTCTGCCCTGATCGGCTTATTATTAGGTTGGGGTGGACATGAAAGTTGGTTCCACCACTTCACAAAATCGGTTGAAGGGTTTGCCTCGGAAGCACACGGTGAAGCATCAGGCAATGTCGTTTTGTTTATGGTAATTTCATCGGTTGTCGGTTTGGCGGGTATTGCCTTCGCATGGACGCGTTATAGCAAACGAGTCCCGTCCGATGAACCTACCGGGGCATTACATAAACTGCTCGCGAACAAGTACTATATTGATGAGGTATACAACGCACTCATCGTGCAACCCGTTAAAAACGGCTCCCATTTTCTGTTATGGAAACTGGTGGATAACGGCATTATTGACGGAATTGTCAACGGTGTGGCTGCTATTATCCGGTTCCTCGGTGGATTGTTGCGGCGACTCCAAACCGGTCTCGTCCAAGTCTATATTGTTTCGATGGTTCTCGGAATTGTGATATTTCTCGCATATTACCTATTTTTCGCTTAA
- the nuoK gene encoding NADH-quinone oxidoreductase subunit NuoK, with product MALEYYLVLSALLFTTGVIGVLIRRNAIIIFMCIELMLNAANLAFVAISRSLGEATGQVFVFFVMTVAAAEVAIGLAIIVSVFKHRQTINVDEVNSLKG from the coding sequence ATGGCATTAGAATATTACCTTGTTTTAAGCGCACTCCTTTTCACAACCGGAGTCATCGGGGTGCTCATTCGCAGGAACGCTATTATCATCTTTATGTGTATTGAATTGATGCTGAATGCGGCGAACCTTGCCTTTGTGGCAATCAGCCGTAGTCTCGGCGAGGCAACCGGACAGGTGTTTGTTTTCTTTGTAATGACCGTCGCTGCTGCTGAGGTTGCTATCGGTCTTGCAATTATTGTTAGTGTTTTCAAGCATCGGCAGACAATTAACGTGGACGAAGTTAATTCATTAAAAGGTTAG
- a CDS encoding NADH-quinone oxidoreductase subunit C, translating into MSEENQVEEEPKPLVLEKLEANHADALLTQDESRGTIVVVIHKEQAYAVLEYLKTDPELAYTFLVDVTAVDNSQMESELMQFDYARFMVVYQLYSYQGQCRLRVKVPVHENDLSVPSVTGLWQGANWLERETYDMFGINFEGHPDLRRILMPDDFDGHPLRKDYPLRGRGERERFNFDKQNV; encoded by the coding sequence ATGAGTGAAGAGAACCAAGTCGAAGAGGAACCAAAACCTCTTGTTCTTGAAAAATTAGAGGCGAATCACGCAGACGCGCTCTTGACACAGGATGAATCGCGGGGGACTATCGTTGTGGTTATCCATAAAGAGCAGGCTTACGCAGTGTTGGAATATCTGAAAACAGACCCCGAACTCGCCTATACTTTCCTCGTTGATGTCACCGCAGTCGATAATTCGCAGATGGAATCCGAATTGATGCAGTTTGACTACGCAAGGTTCATGGTAGTCTATCAACTCTATTCCTATCAGGGGCAGTGTCGGCTTCGTGTAAAGGTCCCTGTACATGAAAACGACCTGAGTGTTCCATCTGTCACTGGCTTGTGGCAAGGCGCAAACTGGTTGGAACGCGAGACTTACGACATGTTCGGTATCAATTTCGAGGGACATCCCGATCTTCGGCGAATCTTAATGCCTGACGATTTTGACGGACACCCGCTCCGAAAGGATTATCCGCTCCGCGGACGCGGCGAGCGCGAACGCTTTAATTTTGATAAACAGAATGTGTAA
- a CDS encoding molybdopterin-dependent oxidoreductase, translating into MAFVKLNDLEIEVEDGTNVVEAARQHGIEVPHYCYHPGLTRPANCRMCLVEPHVFFPPAGAIVPDRQLATGCTTVLRTAPPDRKLDGKYDFIVYTDSPRVKKAREDILEFLLVHHPLDCPVCDQAGECDLQDYSYRHGSDKSRYLEVKNVPPKKDLGPDVLLYSTRCVVCTRCIRFADEVSGTGELGLINRGSHDEIDIPRSHEGTPIQLLDNKLAGNVVDICPVGALISKDFLFKSRPWFMEKANSVCSGCSVGCNITVEYKADGVYRLKPRFHEDINQHWMCDDGRLGYHYVNSDDRLQLPLKRVDDELTPTHWADALTVIQEQLSEIEAEDIVVIGSAQATNEDNYVLQQFAHDVLQTTQLGLFGQLLGEEHKFPQFTIEADKNPNTAGARTILGSANGNVVLEGDALWEKISGAKVVYLVSGAPERPLEESEKAALESVEFLIVQDVLPSEVTQLADVVLPGTTFAEKDGTFTNSTGWVQRIRKTIDPPGEARVDWEITQQLANQLGGEMNYRFSGEIAIAIAESVQGYADATHQNIGDAGIKLA; encoded by the coding sequence ATGGCATTTGTTAAATTGAATGACCTTGAGATAGAGGTTGAAGATGGAACGAATGTAGTCGAGGCAGCAAGGCAACACGGTATTGAAGTGCCTCACTACTGTTATCATCCTGGATTGACCCGTCCCGCAAATTGCAGGATGTGCCTCGTTGAGCCACACGTGTTCTTCCCACCCGCTGGCGCGATCGTCCCGGACCGGCAGCTCGCAACCGGATGCACGACGGTGTTAAGAACAGCACCGCCAGATAGGAAACTTGACGGGAAGTACGACTTTATCGTCTACACAGACAGCCCGCGCGTCAAAAAGGCACGCGAGGACATACTGGAGTTCCTGCTTGTGCATCATCCGCTGGATTGCCCCGTCTGTGATCAGGCTGGCGAATGCGATTTGCAGGACTACTCCTATCGGCACGGAAGCGATAAGAGTCGCTACCTTGAAGTCAAAAATGTTCCACCCAAAAAAGACCTCGGACCCGATGTCCTGCTCTATTCAACGCGTTGTGTCGTCTGCACTCGGTGTATCCGATTTGCCGACGAGGTTTCCGGAACCGGTGAATTAGGCTTAATTAACCGCGGTTCCCACGATGAAATTGATATTCCGAGAAGCCACGAGGGAACTCCCATTCAGCTACTTGATAATAAACTCGCAGGAAATGTTGTTGACATCTGTCCCGTCGGCGCATTGATTAGCAAGGACTTCTTGTTCAAGTCGCGTCCATGGTTTATGGAGAAGGCGAACAGTGTCTGCTCAGGATGCAGTGTCGGTTGTAATATCACCGTAGAATATAAAGCCGATGGTGTTTACAGACTCAAGCCGCGCTTCCATGAGGATATTAACCAACATTGGATGTGTGACGACGGTCGTCTTGGGTATCACTATGTGAACAGCGATGATCGCCTCCAACTTCCGCTGAAACGCGTGGATGACGAACTTACACCAACACATTGGGCGGATGCGCTAACCGTGATTCAGGAGCAGTTATCGGAAATAGAGGCTGAGGACATTGTTGTTATCGGTTCTGCACAAGCCACAAATGAAGACAACTACGTTTTACAGCAGTTCGCACACGACGTGCTGCAGACAACGCAGTTAGGACTCTTCGGGCAGTTACTCGGTGAAGAACATAAATTCCCACAATTTACAATTGAAGCCGACAAGAATCCGAATACGGCAGGGGCGCGAACGATACTCGGTTCTGCGAACGGGAACGTTGTTTTGGAAGGCGATGCACTTTGGGAGAAGATCTCAGGCGCGAAAGTCGTCTATCTCGTTAGCGGGGCTCCAGAACGTCCGCTTGAGGAGTCAGAGAAAGCCGCTTTAGAAAGTGTTGAGTTCCTTATCGTGCAAGACGTTTTGCCGTCAGAGGTTACGCAATTGGCCGATGTGGTGTTGCCGGGAACAACTTTCGCTGAGAAAGACGGGACCTTCACCAATTCAACGGGCTGGGTACAACGAATTCGTAAGACGATTGATCCGCCGGGCGAAGCACGTGTGGACTGGGAGATCACACAGCAACTTGCTAACCAGTTAGGCGGTGAGATGAACTATCGTTTCTCTGGTGAAATTGCTATAGCAATTGCAGAGAGTGTGCAAGGCTATGCGGACGCAACACATCAAAATATTGGGGATGCGGGAATTAAGTTAGCTTAA
- a CDS encoding NAD(P)H-dependent oxidoreductase subunit E gives MSDELIQIETPFVFNEENQREFDELIGRYPIKEAAMLPTLHLAQKQVGYITPAVMKYVAEQLEVTVMKVKDVVTFYPMFFEEPVGEYVIRVCHTLPCALRDCKVVLDHLKAKLDTDIASETNLAKGTTADGKFTLMKVECLASCDVAPVIMINDDLYKNLTPEKVDELLAKLAS, from the coding sequence ATGTCAGATGAACTCATTCAAATTGAAACGCCTTTCGTGTTTAACGAAGAAAATCAACGTGAATTCGACGAGTTGATAGGGCGATATCCGATTAAAGAAGCAGCAATGCTGCCGACACTACATCTCGCACAAAAGCAGGTAGGCTATATTACGCCTGCTGTCATGAAATATGTTGCTGAACAACTTGAAGTCACCGTGATGAAAGTTAAGGATGTCGTCACGTTCTATCCGATGTTCTTTGAAGAACCGGTAGGCGAGTACGTCATTCGCGTATGCCATACATTACCTTGTGCATTGCGGGATTGTAAAGTGGTGCTCGACCATCTCAAAGCAAAACTCGACACGGATATTGCTTCCGAAACAAATCTCGCTAAAGGTACAACGGCTGACGGTAAGTTCACACTCATGAAAGTAGAATGCCTCGCTTCGTGTGATGTCGCACCTGTTATCATGATTAATGACGATCTGTATAAAAATTTAACCCCGGAAAAGGTTGATGAACTTTTAGCGAAGCTTGCAAGCTAA
- a CDS encoding VOC family protein has protein sequence MELTGIMLFVKDMKTVIAFYRDVIGLVPDEDQPFPENRFFRFHAGACTLCLHSASKPNEGRQKLMFQVESVSAIHQHIKSKGKRLRKLENDNGHAIFDIRDPEGNRIQFYGNY, from the coding sequence ATGGAACTCACAGGCATTATGCTTTTCGTCAAAGACATGAAGACTGTAATCGCTTTTTATAGAGACGTTATCGGATTAGTGCCAGACGAAGACCAGCCGTTCCCAGAAAACCGGTTTTTCCGTTTTCATGCAGGGGCTTGCACGTTGTGTCTCCATAGTGCCAGCAAACCCAACGAAGGGAGACAAAAACTGATGTTTCAGGTTGAAAGCGTGAGTGCCATTCATCAGCACATAAAATCGAAAGGGAAACGGTTACGGAAACTTGAGAACGACAATGGGCATGCCATTTTCGATATCCGCGACCCAGAAGGCAACCGTATTCAGTTTTACGGCAACTACTAA
- a CDS encoding NADH-quinone oxidoreductase subunit B, which produces MGLDFVGQGAAETDGNIITTTIDKVVNWGRKNSLWPMPFGTACCAIEMMATLASKFDLSRFGSEAIRFSPRQSDLLIVSGRISIKMMPVLKRIYDQMPDPKWVISMGACASCGGVFDTYTLIQGVDQFIPVDVYIPGCPPRPEDLIDAVLQVQQKITSGASPKGVESVYE; this is translated from the coding sequence ATGGGATTAGATTTTGTTGGACAAGGTGCCGCGGAGACGGATGGCAACATCATCACCACGACGATTGATAAAGTCGTCAACTGGGGACGGAAAAACTCTCTCTGGCCGATGCCCTTCGGGACCGCCTGCTGCGCCATAGAAATGATGGCGACCTTGGCTTCCAAGTTTGACCTCTCCCGATTCGGCTCTGAGGCGATCCGGTTTTCACCGCGCCAATCCGACCTGCTGATCGTTTCCGGCAGAATTTCTATCAAAATGATGCCTGTCCTGAAACGGATCTATGACCAAATGCCCGATCCGAAGTGGGTAATTTCAATGGGCGCATGCGCTTCCTGCGGCGGTGTGTTTGATACCTATACCCTCATTCAAGGTGTTGACCAGTTTATTCCTGTTGATGTCTATATCCCCGGATGTCCACCGCGACCCGAAGATCTTATTGATGCGGTGTTACAGGTACAGCAGAAGATCACCAGTGGTGCTTCCCCTAAAGGAGTAGAGTCAGTTTATGAGTGA